Proteins from one Syntrophaceae bacterium genomic window:
- a CDS encoding pantoate--beta-alanine ligase — MQIIETVREMQTFSESLRRQGKTISFVPTMGFFHEGHLDLMREGRERADCLVVSIYVNPTQFGPAEDLDRYPRDFDRDRRLAESVGVDVIYFPSNPEMYPPHYQTYVNVEEVTDNLCGLSRPGHFRGVTTVCCKLFNIVKPHVTIFGKKDFQQLAAIRRMVEDLNMDLDVVAMQTTREADGLAMSSRNTYLKPEERESALSLSRSLKRAQERYAGGERDAAAIIAEAKAFISSHPFTKIDYVQICDTATMKDVERIEGTCVMALAVRVGNTRLIDNSVFGEPLEL, encoded by the coding sequence ATCCAGATCATCGAAACGGTTCGGGAGATGCAGACTTTCTCGGAGTCGCTCCGAAGACAGGGAAAGACGATCTCCTTTGTTCCCACGATGGGTTTCTTTCACGAGGGACACCTCGACCTCATGCGGGAAGGCCGCGAGCGCGCCGACTGCCTGGTGGTCAGCATCTACGTGAACCCGACCCAGTTCGGCCCCGCGGAGGACCTGGACCGTTATCCACGGGACTTCGACCGGGACCGCCGGCTGGCTGAATCCGTCGGGGTGGACGTGATCTACTTCCCGTCGAACCCGGAGATGTACCCCCCCCATTACCAGACTTATGTCAACGTGGAGGAAGTGACCGACAACCTCTGCGGTCTCTCCCGGCCCGGGCACTTCCGGGGCGTCACCACCGTCTGCTGCAAGCTGTTCAACATCGTCAAGCCCCACGTCACCATTTTCGGGAAGAAAGATTTCCAGCAGCTCGCCGCGATCCGGCGGATGGTGGAGGACCTCAACATGGACCTGGACGTGGTGGCCATGCAGACCACCCGGGAGGCCGACGGCCTCGCCATGAGTTCAAGGAACACCTACCTGAAGCCGGAGGAGAGGGAGTCGGCACTCAGCCTTTCCCGCTCCCTCAAGAGGGCCCAGGAGCGGTACGCAGGCGGCGAGCGGGACGCGGCAGCCATCATCGCGGAAGCGAAGGCATTCATTTCATCCCACCCCTTCACGAAGATCGACTACGTCCAGATCTGCGACACGGCCACCATGAAAGATGTGGAGCGGATCGAGGGAACCTGCGTCATGGCTCTGGCCGTGCGGGTGGGGAACACAAGGCTCATCGACAATTCCGTTTTCGGAGAGCCCCTGGAGCTATAG
- a CDS encoding cytochrome ubiquinol oxidase subunit I, with translation MDVLALSRLQFAATAGFHFLFVPLTLGLSILVAFMESRWVATGNPMYLRMTRFWGKLFLINFILGVVTGLTMEFQFGMNWAEYSRFVGDVFGVPLAIEATVAFFLESTFIGLWIFGWNRVSKRVHAFAMWMVAFATNLSALWILLANGWMQHPVGYVIRNGRAEMVDFWALVTNSYAWWKFFHTVLSGYVVAAFFVLGISAWHLLRKNERPLFTASFRMAAVFGLASSILIIAAGDFAAKDVAKVQPTKLAAMESVWETRSAAPFYVLLIPDTKNERNAVEAIPIPGIVSFLSFGDFKAEVKGLKEFPKENRPPVMEVFASFRTMVALGGLFVLLSGLALFLVWKDKLDGYPWFLKILFYAIPLPYIAAQLGWTVAEVGRQPWLVYGVYRTAEGVSRNVATEQVILSLAGFTLFYGFLGLLDVYLLAKFARKGPEPAPAEAIGPEGA, from the coding sequence ATGGACGTTCTTGCCTTGAGCCGCCTGCAGTTTGCCGCCACAGCCGGTTTCCACTTCCTGTTCGTTCCGCTGACCCTGGGGTTGTCCATCCTGGTGGCCTTCATGGAAAGCCGCTGGGTCGCCACGGGGAATCCCATGTACCTGAGGATGACCCGCTTCTGGGGAAAGCTGTTCCTCATCAATTTCATCCTCGGCGTCGTCACGGGACTCACCATGGAGTTCCAGTTCGGCATGAACTGGGCGGAATACTCCCGTTTCGTCGGCGATGTTTTCGGCGTTCCGCTGGCCATCGAGGCGACGGTGGCCTTCTTCCTGGAATCCACTTTCATCGGGCTCTGGATCTTCGGATGGAACCGGGTGTCGAAGCGCGTGCACGCCTTCGCCATGTGGATGGTCGCCTTCGCCACCAACCTTTCGGCCCTCTGGATTCTGCTGGCCAACGGCTGGATGCAGCATCCGGTCGGCTATGTGATCCGGAACGGCCGCGCCGAGATGGTCGATTTCTGGGCCCTCGTGACCAACAGTTACGCCTGGTGGAAATTCTTCCACACGGTCCTGTCGGGATACGTCGTGGCTGCCTTCTTCGTCCTGGGGATTTCGGCCTGGCACCTGCTCCGGAAAAACGAGCGGCCTCTCTTCACGGCCTCGTTCCGCATGGCCGCCGTCTTCGGCCTCGCCAGTTCCATCCTGATCATCGCAGCCGGCGATTTCGCCGCCAAGGACGTGGCGAAAGTTCAGCCGACCAAGCTGGCCGCCATGGAATCCGTTTGGGAAACAAGGAGCGCCGCGCCATTCTACGTGCTCCTCATTCCCGACACGAAGAACGAGCGAAACGCCGTGGAGGCGATTCCCATTCCCGGCATCGTCAGCTTTCTTTCCTTCGGCGATTTCAAGGCGGAGGTGAAGGGACTCAAGGAGTTCCCGAAAGAGAACCGGCCACCCGTCATGGAGGTGTTTGCCAGTTTCCGGACGATGGTTGCCCTGGGGGGGCTCTTTGTTCTCCTGTCGGGTCTGGCCCTGTTTCTCGTCTGGAAGGATAAGCTCGATGGATACCCATGGTTCCTCAAGATTCTCTTTTACGCCATCCCGCTGCCCTATATCGCCGCCCAGCTCGGATGGACGGTGGCGGAGGTAGGCCGCCAGCCCTGGCTCGTCTATGGCGTTTACAGGACCGCCGAGGGAGTCTCCCGCAACGTTGCGACGGAGCAGGTGATCCTGTCCCTTGCCGGATTTACGCTGTTTTACGGGTTTCTTGGGCTCCTGGATGTTTACCTGCTGGCAAAATTTGCCCGGAAGGGGCCAGAGCCCGCCCCGGCAGAGGCGATCGGTCCGGAGGGGGCATGA
- a CDS encoding alpha/beta fold hydrolase: protein MPHIRVNDLNLYFEASGSGEPLVFLHGLGSSTRDWERQVAFFSSCFQVVTFDSRGHGRTDKPKGLYSIPQFAQDAAAFLKAVGAAPAHIVGLSMGGMTAFQLAVDEPELVKSLTVVNSGPALVLTSSRDRRAFFLRRLIVRFLGMRKMGTILADMLLPELHQKDLHDTMVARWADNDRRAYLASMKALTGWSVADRLGEIRCPVLIVTADQDYTPVSLKEAYARQIPGAELAVIRKSRHLTPIDQTEAFNEVLLGFLSSHAGVACIAGVRREHP, encoded by the coding sequence GTGCCGCATATTCGTGTGAACGATCTGAATCTCTATTTTGAGGCCTCGGGGTCGGGAGAGCCCCTTGTCTTTCTGCACGGACTGGGGTCGAGCACCCGCGACTGGGAACGGCAGGTAGCGTTTTTCTCCAGTTGCTTCCAGGTTGTAACCTTCGACAGCCGGGGACACGGAAGGACGGACAAGCCGAAGGGGCTTTACAGCATCCCCCAATTCGCACAGGACGCGGCGGCGTTCCTGAAGGCCGTCGGGGCTGCACCGGCGCATATCGTGGGCCTGTCCATGGGGGGAATGACGGCTTTCCAGCTAGCCGTCGACGAACCGGAACTCGTGAAGAGCCTGACCGTCGTCAACAGCGGGCCCGCGCTCGTCTTGACGAGCAGCCGGGACCGGCGGGCGTTCTTTCTCCGTCGTCTCATTGTGCGCTTCCTGGGGATGCGGAAGATGGGGACTATTCTGGCGGATATGCTGCTTCCGGAATTGCACCAGAAGGATCTGCACGACACCATGGTCGCCCGCTGGGCGGATAACGACCGGAGGGCCTACCTGGCCTCCATGAAGGCCCTCACGGGCTGGAGCGTGGCCGACCGTCTCGGGGAAATCCGCTGTCCTGTCCTCATTGTCACGGCAGACCAGGACTACACGCCCGTTTCCCTCAAGGAGGCCTATGCCCGGCAGATTCCCGGGGCTGAACTGGCCGTGATCCGGAAGTCGCGCCACCTCACTCCGATCGACCAGACGGAGGCCTTCAATGAAGTCCTCCTGGGATTCCTGTCGAGCCACGCCGGCGTCGCCTGCATTGCGGGCGTCCGGCGTGAACACCCGTAA
- a CDS encoding CYTH domain-containing protein: protein MAREIERKYLVCNDSWRSDDDGVLYRQGYLRSDVTCVVRIRICGEKAFLAVKSLLSGLTRLEYEYPIPQTDAEEMLERLCPRPWIEKRRRRVRYGGLTWEIDEFLGDNEGLILAEVELEREDQPVSAPPWAGKEVSTDSRYFNVNLAQNPYRLWTTDGDPSGRA from the coding sequence ATGGCCCGTGAAATCGAGCGCAAATACCTCGTCTGCAACGATTCCTGGCGCTCGGATGACGACGGCGTCCTGTATCGACAGGGGTATCTCCGGTCGGATGTTACCTGTGTCGTCAGGATCCGGATTTGCGGGGAAAAAGCCTTCCTGGCCGTCAAGTCCCTCCTCTCGGGGCTGACCCGCCTCGAATACGAGTATCCCATCCCGCAGACCGATGCCGAAGAGATGCTGGAGCGGCTCTGCCCCCGGCCCTGGATCGAGAAACGGCGCCGACGTGTCCGTTATGGCGGCCTGACCTGGGAAATCGATGAATTTCTGGGCGACAATGAGGGGCTGATTCTGGCGGAGGTCGAGTTGGAGCGGGAAGATCAGCCGGTGTCGGCGCCTCCGTGGGCGGGAAAGGAAGTCTCGACGGATTCCCGTTATTTCAACGTGAACCTGGCTCAAAATCCCTACCGGCTGTGGACGACGGACGGCGATCCGTCCGGAAGGGCCTGA
- the cydB gene encoding cytochrome d ubiquinol oxidase subunit II, whose amino-acid sequence MEYQVIWFFLWGLLWAVYFMTDGFDLGVGILLPVLGGDEGERRVMLRTVGPVWDGNEVWLVTAGGATFAAFPGVYALLFSALYTPLLLVLFALIVRGVGFEFREKGTSESWKRRWDTAISISSTLIAFLFGVTFGNLFIGLPIDANGYTGGIAGLLNLYGLLTGFLFLLLFAVHGSLWVAWKTEGGLAVRAAEFAGKAWAALAVFLFLFLLYTASSTGLDRNFVSFPLLLGFPLAALAALAGIRFFLGRSRPLAAFLASCTAVLFTISTGIASIYPNLVPSRLDPAYSATLFNASSSLYTLKIMTIVALVFVPMVVAYQIWVYRVFRHKVNSSEGAEGEEGY is encoded by the coding sequence ATGGAATATCAGGTGATCTGGTTCTTTCTATGGGGCCTGCTGTGGGCGGTTTATTTCATGACCGACGGCTTCGACCTGGGTGTGGGAATCCTTCTCCCTGTCTTGGGCGGAGACGAAGGCGAGCGGCGGGTGATGCTCCGCACGGTGGGTCCCGTCTGGGATGGAAACGAGGTGTGGCTCGTGACGGCGGGCGGGGCCACTTTTGCCGCCTTCCCCGGAGTCTATGCCCTCCTGTTCAGCGCTCTGTATACGCCGCTCCTGCTCGTGTTGTTCGCGCTGATCGTCCGGGGGGTTGGGTTTGAGTTTCGGGAGAAGGGAACGTCGGAATCCTGGAAACGGCGGTGGGATACGGCGATCTCCATCAGCAGCACCCTGATCGCGTTTCTGTTCGGGGTTACCTTCGGGAATCTTTTCATCGGTCTGCCCATCGACGCCAACGGTTATACGGGAGGGATCGCCGGGCTTCTGAACCTTTACGGGCTCCTCACGGGATTCCTGTTCCTGCTTCTTTTTGCCGTTCACGGCTCCCTGTGGGTTGCCTGGAAGACCGAAGGCGGACTGGCCGTCCGGGCGGCGGAATTTGCCGGGAAAGCCTGGGCGGCCCTGGCGGTTTTCCTTTTCCTCTTTCTCCTTTATACGGCTTCGTCCACGGGGCTTGACCGCAATTTCGTTTCCTTTCCCCTTCTTCTCGGATTTCCACTGGCGGCGCTGGCCGCACTGGCGGGAATCCGTTTCTTCCTGGGACGCAGCCGTCCACTGGCAGCCTTTCTGGCCTCTTGCACGGCGGTTCTTTTCACCATTTCCACGGGCATCGCCTCAATCTATCCGAATCTGGTGCCTTCCCGGCTCGATCCGGCGTACAGCGCCACCCTCTTCAATGCCTCGTCGAGCCTCTATACACTGAAGATCATGACTATTGTGGCCCTGGTGTTCGTTCCGATGGTGGTCGCATACCAGATCTGGGTCTATCGGGTTTTCCGCCATAAGGTCAATTCCTCGGAAGGTGCAGAAGGGGAAGAGGGATATTGA
- the rsmA gene encoding ribosomal RNA small subunit methyltransferase A produces the protein MTTPRKILRSRGLRPRKRLGQCFLQDRNILEKIAAMADVAEDGTVVEIGAGTGALTELLAGIAGHVLAVEVDSRMTEILRERFHDRGNVEILQRDVLAVDFSLLADEAGGEKITVVGNIPYSLSTPILFHLLAHRKRIRAAVLMFQKELAARLAAGPGTKEYGIPSVMVAAFARVTQRLDVPATCFYPIPRVHSRVLRFEFLEESPFVFGEELYFTALVRAAFANRRKTIFNNLKGVSLGLPGNCNLGSLLTTAGIDPGRRGETLSPAEFGRLSAFLLDAARKGLDNGDPV, from the coding sequence ATGACCACGCCCCGGAAAATCCTGCGCTCCCGGGGGCTCCGCCCCAGGAAGAGACTGGGACAGTGTTTTCTTCAGGACCGCAACATCCTGGAGAAGATCGCCGCCATGGCGGATGTCGCCGAAGACGGAACGGTGGTCGAGATCGGGGCCGGAACGGGGGCCCTGACGGAGCTTCTCGCGGGGATAGCCGGCCATGTCCTGGCCGTTGAGGTGGACTCACGGATGACGGAAATCCTCCGGGAACGATTCCATGATCGAGGCAACGTCGAGATTCTCCAGCGGGACGTCCTGGCCGTCGATTTTTCGCTTCTCGCCGACGAGGCGGGCGGGGAAAAGATCACAGTAGTTGGGAATATTCCCTATTCCCTGTCGACTCCGATCCTGTTTCATCTGCTGGCTCACCGGAAGCGGATCCGGGCGGCGGTCCTGATGTTCCAGAAGGAGCTGGCAGCGCGGCTGGCGGCCGGCCCGGGTACGAAGGAGTACGGAATCCCGTCGGTCATGGTGGCGGCCTTTGCCCGCGTGACCCAACGGCTGGATGTTCCGGCGACCTGTTTCTATCCCATTCCCCGGGTCCACTCCCGGGTGCTGCGCTTCGAATTTCTTGAGGAATCGCCTTTCGTATTCGGAGAAGAGCTGTATTTTACAGCACTTGTCCGGGCGGCCTTCGCCAACCGGAGAAAGACAATATTCAACAATCTCAAAGGAGTGTCGCTGGGATTGCCCGGGAATTGCAATCTCGGGAGCCTGCTTACAACCGCAGGAATCGATCCGGGGCGCCGGGGAGAAACCCTGTCTCCCGCCGAGTTCGGCCGTCTCAGCGCCTTTCTTCTGGACGCCGCTCGAAAAGGACTTGACAACGGAGACCCTGTTTGA
- a CDS encoding aspartate 1-decarboxylase → MQRFMLKSKIHRATVTDADLHYEGSVTIDEKLLKAADILPYEKVAIYDVDNGERFTTYAITGKAGSGVICLNGAAARKVSRGDLVIIASYVTVDDAAAKKWSPKCVFVDEKNRIKKRDK, encoded by the coding sequence ATGCAACGGTTCATGCTGAAATCGAAGATCCACCGGGCCACGGTCACCGATGCGGACCTTCACTACGAGGGCAGCGTTACCATCGACGAAAAACTCCTGAAGGCGGCGGACATCCTCCCCTACGAGAAAGTGGCGATCTACGACGTTGACAACGGGGAGCGGTTCACCACCTATGCGATCACCGGGAAGGCCGGGTCCGGCGTCATCTGTCTCAACGGCGCGGCGGCCCGGAAAGTCTCCCGGGGCGACCTGGTCATCATCGCCAGCTATGTCACGGTGGATGATGCGGCGGCGAAGAAGTGGTCCCCCAAGTGCGTCTTCGTGGACGAAAAGAACCGGATCAAGAAGCGCGACAAGTGA
- a CDS encoding M48 family metallopeptidase codes for MTRTTVPTRRKSARPAGGFMEQLSLPLVTGARDLRERLETSLRRPVHLILTDNHVSMIRVRTAPDGVRLRLHRIFLDAGDEVLREVVRFARTRKSPGPILGDFIRGHLRDQPEPSTRSVRIQPQGRHYNLQVIFDELNRIYFENRISVPITWGQGRASRRVRRRILGSYSSRTGTIRIHPWLDRKTVPFYVLEYVVYHEMLHADLGAGVKNGRRVIHSAEFRRRERLFARWTEAEAWRG; via the coding sequence GTGACACGGACCACCGTTCCGACCCGCCGGAAGAGCGCCAGGCCTGCCGGTGGATTCATGGAGCAGCTTTCCCTTCCTCTCGTTACGGGGGCGCGGGACCTTCGGGAGCGCCTGGAGACAAGCCTGCGCCGCCCCGTCCATCTTATCCTCACAGACAATCACGTCTCGATGATTCGTGTCCGGACGGCCCCCGACGGTGTCCGACTGCGGCTCCACCGCATCTTCCTCGATGCCGGCGACGAGGTCCTCCGCGAGGTCGTCCGTTTCGCCCGCACGCGGAAAAGCCCCGGCCCGATCCTGGGGGATTTTATCCGCGGCCACCTGCGGGACCAGCCCGAACCCTCCACACGATCCGTTCGCATCCAGCCGCAGGGAAGGCACTATAATCTCCAAGTCATTTTCGACGAGCTGAATCGAATCTATTTTGAAAACCGTATCTCGGTTCCCATCACCTGGGGCCAGGGAAGGGCGTCCCGCCGCGTCCGGCGCCGGATTCTGGGAAGCTACAGCAGCCGGACGGGGACGATCCGCATTCATCCGTGGCTGGACCGGAAAACCGTTCCCTTCTACGTGCTGGAGTATGTGGTCTATCACGAGATGCTCCATGCCGATCTGGGAGCCGGCGTGAAGAACGGGCGACGGGTCATTCACTCCGCCGAGTTCCGGCGCCGGGAGCGTCTCTTTGCCCGTTGGACCGAGGCGGAGGCCTGGAGAGGGTAG